The Armatimonadota bacterium genome includes a window with the following:
- the dut gene encoding deoxyuridine 5'-triphosphate nucleotidohydrolase — translation MDFNRVPVTVSRVEGAEDLPLPSYATPHSSGLDLAAAVQEPLVLQPGQRALVPTGFRFEIPPGYEGQVRPRSGLALRSGISMVNSPGTIDADYRGELKVILINLGEEPFVVNRGDRIAQLVIAPVARAELRERASLAETARGDGGFGHTGV, via the coding sequence ATGGATTTCAACCGGGTCCCGGTGACGGTCAGCCGCGTCGAGGGCGCGGAGGATCTGCCGCTTCCCTCCTACGCCACTCCGCATTCCAGCGGCCTGGACCTTGCCGCCGCCGTGCAAGAGCCGCTGGTCCTGCAGCCGGGCCAGCGCGCCCTGGTGCCCACCGGTTTCCGTTTTGAGATCCCCCCCGGCTACGAAGGTCAGGTGCGTCCCCGCAGCGGTCTTGCCCTGCGTTCCGGAATATCCATGGTAAACTCTCCCGGGACCATTGACGCCGACTACCGCGGAGAGTTGAAGGTGATCCTCATCAACCTTGGAGAGGAGCCTTTCGTCGTCAACCGGGGGGACCGGATCGCGCAACTGGTCATCGCTCCGGTGGCGCGGGCCGAGTTGCGGGAAAGAGCGTCACTGGCGGAGACCGCGCGGGGAGACGGCGGCTTCGGACATACGGGGGTGTGA
- a CDS encoding metallophosphoesterase: protein MRVLVVGDVVGRPGRSAVRSLLPRIVEEREVQFIIVNAENAAGGSGITEPTARELFEAGAHVLTTGNHVWGQREAFGFVDREERLLRPANFPDGAPGRGAGVYQVLGERVGVVNVQGRTFMQALEDPFRTAQRLVEQLRNDCRIIFVDMHAEATSEKMALARFLDGTVTCVFGTHTHVPTADECILPGGTAYITDVGMTGPVDSIIGMQPKAIIERFLTGLPVRFEVARGKAALHGILVDADEATGAATAVERIRLTQD, encoded by the coding sequence GTGAGAGTGCTCGTGGTAGGCGATGTGGTCGGCCGGCCCGGCCGCAGCGCCGTCCGCTCCCTGTTGCCCCGCATCGTTGAGGAGCGTGAAGTCCAGTTCATCATCGTAAACGCCGAGAACGCCGCGGGGGGAAGCGGCATTACCGAGCCAACCGCCCGAGAGCTGTTCGAGGCCGGCGCGCATGTTCTGACTACCGGCAACCATGTTTGGGGCCAGCGTGAGGCGTTCGGCTTTGTGGACCGGGAGGAGCGCCTTCTGCGCCCGGCTAACTTCCCGGACGGCGCGCCTGGACGAGGCGCCGGGGTCTATCAAGTCCTGGGGGAACGCGTGGGGGTGGTCAATGTTCAGGGACGCACCTTCATGCAGGCGCTGGAGGATCCGTTCCGAACAGCACAGCGGCTGGTGGAACAGCTCCGGAACGACTGCCGGATCATCTTCGTGGACATGCACGCGGAAGCAACTTCGGAGAAGATGGCTCTGGCGCGCTTCCTGGACGGTACGGTCACGTGCGTCTTCGGGACTCATACCCACGTGCCCACCGCCGATGAATGCATCCTGCCCGGCGGGACGGCCTATATCACGGACGTGGGAATGACGGGGCCGGTGGATTCCATCATCGGGATGCAGCCAAAGGCCATCATCGAGCGTTTCCTGACAGGCCTGCCGGTGCGCTTCGAGGTGGCCCGGGGAAAAGCCGCCCTGCACGGCATTCTTGTGGATGCCGACGAGGCGACCGGCGCCGCCACAGCCGTCGAGCGCATACGGCTGACGCAGGACTAA
- the rny gene encoding ribonuclease Y → MPSWFWPVVGTLLAAAVAAVLAFIITTRAARQRAAELLAEAEKARELAERDIETRKREALLEAKDEALRLKQQIDAENRQERLEISRAEERLAQKEDLLDKRAEAVAQQERALAARIAEDEARRRELDQAWEQHTRLLERISGMSAQEAREELLRRAREEAERDIGRMLRDMEQKAAEEAERKARNIIALAINRCAVDQAAETTVSVVPLPSDEMKGRIIGREGRNIRAFETLTGVDVIIDDTPEAVVLSAFDPVRREIARLALVDLVEDGRIHPARIEEAIEKARSEVDAQMLEAAEAAILDAGVVGMGSDLIRYLGRLRFRTSYGQNCLRHSVEVARLAGYMAAELKANAALARRAGLLHDIGKSMDSEMDGPHALIGLELLKKAGEKEAVIHCVAAHHNDIEPASIEAVLVQAADAISASRPGARRESLESYVKRLQQIETIAESFSGVEKTFAIQAGREIRVMVKPEQVDDETAAILARETARRIEQEVQYPGQIKVTVIRETRAVDYAK, encoded by the coding sequence ATGCCTAGCTGGTTCTGGCCCGTCGTGGGCACGCTCCTGGCCGCAGCGGTCGCCGCTGTCTTGGCCTTCATCATAACCACCCGTGCTGCGAGGCAGCGCGCGGCGGAACTGCTGGCAGAAGCCGAAAAAGCACGCGAACTCGCAGAACGCGACATCGAGACCCGCAAGCGGGAGGCGCTGCTTGAAGCAAAAGACGAAGCCCTCCGGCTAAAGCAACAGATAGACGCCGAGAACCGTCAGGAACGCCTGGAGATAAGCCGGGCGGAGGAGCGTCTGGCGCAGAAAGAAGATCTGCTGGACAAACGGGCGGAGGCGGTGGCGCAACAGGAGCGCGCGCTGGCCGCCCGCATCGCCGAAGACGAAGCCCGCCGGCGCGAACTGGACCAGGCCTGGGAACAGCATACCAGACTGTTGGAACGCATCTCCGGAATGAGCGCCCAGGAGGCGCGGGAGGAGCTCCTTCGCCGGGCCCGCGAGGAGGCCGAACGGGACATCGGCCGCATGCTCCGGGATATGGAGCAGAAAGCCGCCGAGGAGGCCGAACGGAAGGCCCGGAACATCATCGCCCTGGCCATCAACCGCTGTGCCGTTGACCAGGCCGCGGAGACGACCGTCTCCGTAGTGCCTTTGCCCTCCGACGAGATGAAGGGCCGGATCATCGGGCGGGAAGGGCGCAACATCCGCGCATTCGAAACCCTCACCGGAGTGGACGTCATCATTGACGACACGCCGGAAGCAGTGGTCCTTTCCGCATTCGACCCGGTGCGCCGGGAGATCGCACGCCTGGCACTGGTGGACCTGGTTGAGGATGGGCGGATCCATCCGGCACGCATCGAGGAGGCCATCGAAAAGGCTCGCAGTGAGGTGGATGCCCAGATGCTGGAAGCAGCCGAAGCGGCCATCCTCGACGCCGGTGTGGTGGGGATGGGCAGCGACCTGATCCGTTATCTGGGACGGCTGCGCTTCCGAACCAGTTACGGGCAAAACTGCCTGCGCCACAGTGTGGAGGTCGCCCGTCTGGCGGGTTATATGGCCGCCGAATTGAAGGCCAATGCCGCCTTGGCGCGGCGGGCCGGGCTGCTGCACGACATAGGCAAGAGCATGGACTCCGAGATGGACGGGCCGCACGCGCTCATCGGACTGGAGCTTTTGAAGAAGGCCGGCGAGAAGGAGGCGGTGATCCACTGCGTGGCCGCGCACCATAACGACATCGAGCCCGCCAGTATCGAGGCGGTGCTGGTGCAGGCGGCTGACGCTATCTCGGCTTCGCGGCCCGGCGCCCGGAGGGAGTCGCTGGAGTCTTATGTCAAGCGTCTGCAGCAGATCGAGACCATCGCGGAGTCCTTCTCCGGTGTCGAGAAGACCTTTGCCATTCAGGCCGGTCGTGAGATCCGGGTGATGGTGAAGCCGGAGCAGGTGGATGACGAGACGGCGGCCATCCTGGCACGGGAGACGGCCCGGCGCATCGAGCAGGAGGTCCAGTATCCCGGACAGATCAAAGTGACGGTGATACGGGAGACGCGAGCAGTGGACTATGCGAAGTAG
- a CDS encoding DNA recombination/repair protein RecA: MDKEKALELAITQIERQFGRGSVMKLGQRPQLKVDSIPTGSLALDLALGVGGIPRGRVIEIYGQESSGKTTLALHVIAEAQKRGGIAAFVDAEHAVDPLYARNLGVDIDNLLISQPDTGEQALEIVDALVRSGAVDVVVLDSVAALVPKAEIEGEMGDSHVGLQARLMSQALRKIGGSASKTNTAAIFINQIREKIGVMFGNPETTPGGRALKFWASVRMEVRRVETLKSGQEPIGNRVRVKIVKNKVAAPFKQAEFDVFFNKGISREGSVLDVAAELGIITKTGTWFNYGDVRLGQGRDNARKYLEEHPELCTELEERIRKEAGAEAATTLAEPIADEEIDELVGAEE, from the coding sequence ATGGACAAAGAGAAAGCTCTTGAGCTTGCGATCACACAGATAGAACGGCAGTTCGGGCGGGGTTCCGTGATGAAGCTCGGGCAGCGCCCGCAGCTCAAGGTGGACTCCATCCCGACCGGCTCGCTGGCGCTGGATCTTGCGCTGGGCGTCGGAGGCATCCCCCGGGGGCGGGTCATCGAGATCTACGGGCAGGAGTCTTCAGGGAAGACCACACTGGCTCTGCACGTGATCGCCGAGGCGCAGAAACGGGGAGGGATCGCGGCCTTCGTGGACGCGGAGCATGCGGTGGATCCTCTTTACGCCAGGAATCTGGGCGTGGACATAGACAACCTACTGATCAGCCAGCCCGACACAGGGGAGCAGGCACTGGAGATCGTGGACGCGCTGGTGCGCAGCGGCGCGGTGGATGTGGTTGTGCTGGATTCAGTAGCCGCCCTGGTGCCCAAGGCGGAGATCGAGGGCGAGATGGGCGATTCCCACGTTGGGCTGCAGGCCAGGTTGATGTCGCAGGCGCTGCGCAAGATCGGGGGCTCAGCATCCAAGACCAATACTGCGGCTATCTTCATCAACCAGATCCGCGAGAAGATCGGCGTGATGTTCGGCAACCCGGAGACCACACCGGGAGGCCGGGCGCTGAAGTTCTGGGCGTCCGTACGGATGGAAGTGCGCCGCGTGGAGACACTGAAATCCGGGCAGGAGCCCATCGGCAACCGCGTCCGTGTTAAAATCGTAAAGAACAAGGTGGCGGCGCCGTTCAAGCAGGCGGAGTTCGATGTCTTCTTCAACAAAGGCATCTCCCGCGAAGGCTCCGTGCTGGACGTGGCCGCTGAGCTGGGCATCATCACGAAGACCGGCACCTGGTTCAACTACGGCGACGTTAGGCTGGGCCAGGGCCGCGACAACGCCCGGAAGTATCTGGAAGAGCATCCCGAGCTGTGCACTGAACTTGAGGAGCGCATCCGGAAGGAGGCGGGAGCCGAAGCAGCCACAACGCTCGCGGAGCCCATTGCAGACGAAGAGATAGACGAACTGGTCGGCGCGGAGGAGTGA
- a CDS encoding RNA 2',3'-cyclic phosphodiesterase, whose protein sequence is MAAGAEASDRLFVAVLLPAGVREALGELIERGKQKGTDVRWTRKENLHITLKFLGDVRRDGIPHLIESLKETAAQRDAFHVTVQGLGAFPSAGRPRVLWAGIAEGARKLESLAAAVEGTLRPLGFGNEERFSGHITLGRLRRPEPALWFREWSAQERMEPLKVRVESFWLMKSTLTPAGPRYEALAEFALGSGAETRSGRGAEE, encoded by the coding sequence ATGGCGGCGGGCGCTGAGGCGAGCGACAGGCTTTTCGTGGCCGTGCTGCTGCCCGCCGGCGTCCGGGAGGCGCTGGGAGAGTTGATCGAGCGCGGCAAACAAAAAGGAACAGATGTTCGCTGGACCCGCAAGGAAAACCTCCACATCACGTTGAAGTTCCTGGGGGATGTCCGGCGAGACGGTATCCCGCATCTGATAGAGAGTCTGAAGGAGACGGCGGCCCAGAGGGACGCCTTCCACGTGACGGTGCAAGGTCTGGGAGCCTTCCCGTCCGCCGGGCGGCCCCGTGTGCTGTGGGCCGGAATCGCGGAGGGCGCGCGCAAGCTGGAGTCGCTGGCCGCCGCAGTGGAAGGGACCCTCAGGCCGCTGGGCTTTGGGAATGAGGAACGCTTCAGCGGGCACATCACGCTCGGTAGGCTACGCCGGCCGGAACCGGCGCTCTGGTTCCGCGAATGGTCCGCGCAGGAGCGGATGGAGCCGCTGAAGGTGCGGGTGGAGAGTTTCTGGCTGATGAAGAGCACGCTGACGCCGGCCGGGCCCCGCTACGAGGCGCTGGCGGAGTTTGCGCTGGGGTCAGGAGCAGAGACGCGCTCCGGGAGGGGCGCTGAGGAGTGA
- the cinA gene encoding putative competence-damage inducible protein produces MWYHTVFLLPEDYPPVRAEIVSVGTELLLGQITDTNAVFLSQDLAARGIDVLHRSTVGDNMERLEAALRLALSRADIVITIGGLGPTQDDLTKEACSAATGIPLVPDPESEQAIRDFFARRGVPFNEANLKQALRPEHGTNLKNPNGTAPGCVFDCGDRSIICLPGPPAELRPMWLNEAVPWLAARGFTPSEVLRSRVLRFVGIGESLLEPKVRDLMASSNPTLAPYAKTGEVHLRITAKAPDEESALAMIAEMERAVRERAGEWLYGVDDETLETVVVRQALERGVTLATAESCTGGLISSRITDVPGSSGAFLLGAVCYSNEAKTEILGVPPEMIAAHGAVSEEVAIAMAEGARRRSGADIAVSDTGIAGPSGGTPEKPVGLVWIGIASTKGARAEQNLFAGDRATVKLRASQAALALLLKTIREESGHGGGR; encoded by the coding sequence GTGTGGTATCATACAGTGTTTTTGCTCCCGGAGGATTACCCGCCCGTGCGCGCTGAGATCGTTTCCGTCGGCACCGAGCTCCTGCTTGGCCAGATCACCGATACCAACGCCGTCTTCCTGTCGCAGGACCTGGCCGCGCGAGGCATTGACGTGCTTCACCGCAGCACCGTCGGCGACAATATGGAACGCCTGGAGGCGGCCCTGCGTCTGGCGCTCTCCCGCGCGGACATCGTCATCACCATCGGGGGACTGGGACCCACTCAGGACGACCTTACGAAAGAGGCCTGCTCCGCGGCCACAGGCATCCCTCTTGTGCCGGATCCTGAATCCGAACAGGCTATCCGCGATTTCTTCGCCCGGCGGGGAGTTCCCTTCAACGAAGCGAATCTCAAGCAGGCCCTCCGGCCCGAACACGGAACCAACCTGAAGAACCCGAACGGCACCGCGCCGGGATGCGTCTTCGACTGCGGCGACCGCTCCATTATCTGTCTGCCCGGCCCTCCCGCCGAACTGCGGCCGATGTGGCTGAACGAGGCCGTCCCCTGGCTCGCCGCACGCGGGTTTACACCCTCGGAGGTGCTGCGCTCCCGGGTGCTCCGGTTCGTGGGGATCGGTGAGTCGCTGCTGGAGCCGAAGGTCCGGGATCTGATGGCAAGCTCCAATCCCACCCTGGCCCCCTACGCCAAGACCGGCGAGGTGCACCTGCGCATCACTGCCAAGGCGCCGGACGAGGAGTCGGCTCTGGCGATGATCGCGGAGATGGAGCGCGCGGTCCGCGAGCGGGCGGGCGAGTGGCTGTATGGCGTGGACGACGAGACACTGGAAACGGTGGTGGTGCGGCAGGCGCTGGAGCGTGGCGTCACACTGGCGACGGCTGAATCCTGCACGGGAGGACTGATCTCTTCCAGGATCACAGACGTGCCTGGCAGTTCCGGAGCGTTTCTGCTGGGCGCGGTGTGCTACTCCAACGAAGCCAAGACTGAGATTCTGGGCGTCCCCCCGGAGATGATCGCCGCACACGGAGCGGTGAGCGAGGAGGTGGCCATCGCGATGGCCGAGGGCGCCCGGCGGCGGTCGGGAGCGGACATCGCCGTTTCGGACACCGGCATTGCAGGACCATCGGGAGGAACGCCCGAGAAGCCCGTTGGCCTGGTGTGGATCGGCATCGCCAGCACAAAGGGCGCGAGGGCGGAGCAGAATCTGTTTGCAGGAGACCGGGCCACCGTCAAGCTGCGTGCGTCTCAGGCGGCTCTTGCGCTGCTGCTCAAGACCATCCGGGAGGAATCCGGACATGGCGGCGGGCGCTGA
- a CDS encoding polyphosphate kinase, giving the protein MAYSKLVKPGQRIRLDDLDTAEDGGLSKEEGKQLTAELSTCLGELQELMFAAGETALLVVLQGRDTGGKDGAAKCLMRAMHAPSCRVVSFKAPTPDELARDFLWRVHQEVPAKGFCTIFNRSHYEDVLVVRVRRLAPEKVWRPRYDRINDFERLLVENGTIVLKFFLHISREEQEKRLLDREQDPVKAWKLSVEDWKDRSLWDSYTKAYEEALRRCSTEHAPWRVVPADRKWFRDLAIVEAVGDALEPFRDRWMDRLERMSRQARRELEEYRRSIGRKAQESAAV; this is encoded by the coding sequence ATGGCGTATTCAAAGCTTGTGAAACCCGGTCAGCGCATCCGGCTGGATGATCTGGATACAGCGGAAGACGGCGGGCTTAGCAAGGAAGAGGGAAAGCAGCTTACCGCTGAGCTGAGCACCTGTCTCGGGGAGCTGCAGGAGCTCATGTTCGCCGCAGGAGAGACCGCCTTGCTGGTGGTGCTTCAGGGGAGGGACACCGGCGGAAAAGACGGCGCGGCCAAGTGTCTGATGCGCGCCATGCACGCTCCCAGTTGCCGAGTGGTGTCCTTTAAGGCTCCCACTCCGGATGAGTTGGCCCGCGATTTTCTGTGGAGAGTGCATCAAGAAGTTCCGGCAAAAGGGTTCTGCACCATCTTCAACCGTTCCCACTATGAAGATGTGCTGGTTGTGCGGGTTCGCCGCCTGGCCCCGGAGAAGGTGTGGCGCCCTCGCTATGACCGCATCAACGACTTCGAGCGGCTGCTTGTCGAAAACGGCACCATTGTCCTGAAGTTCTTCCTGCACATTAGCCGGGAAGAGCAGGAAAAGCGTCTGCTGGACCGCGAGCAAGACCCGGTGAAAGCCTGGAAGCTGAGCGTGGAGGACTGGAAGGACCGCAGTCTGTGGGACAGTTACACAAAGGCTTACGAGGAGGCGCTGAGGCGATGCAGCACAGAGCATGCTCCCTGGCGCGTCGTTCCGGCGGACCGGAAGTGGTTTCGGGATCTTGCCATCGTGGAGGCTGTCGGGGACGCGCTGGAGCCGTTCCGGGATCGCTGGATGGATCGTCTGGAGCGGATGAGCCGCCAGGCGCGCCGCGAGTTGGAGGAGTACCGGCGCAGCATAGGCCGGAAGGCGCAGGAAAGCGCCGCCGTTTGA
- a CDS encoding bifunctional folylpolyglutamate synthase/dihydrofolate synthase: MDFQESVAWLSGLRRLGIKLGLERFLKVLELAGNPHRAFRSAHIAGTNGKGSTAAMIAAVMCKTGVRTGLYLSPYVFDIRERIQVDGKMVTRRRFARLATEARALVEEAVSRGWGTLTEFEAKTLMGFLCFAQDGVDFASVEVGLGGRLDATNVIVPDVSVITNVAMDHMEYLGESLAQIAAEKAGIIKRGVPVVCGSTDSIVSDVVMRRAKESGSPVAWALPEGQQPQEGVQGCVTYRVAVGVDPLEVDVRGRRWMLEGLKPALQGEFQAANAACAVGALEALADAGFPLDEEFVRQGLEEAWLPGRLQVLRRRPLVIADGAHNPAAAEELARYLEPRLGGRPLALVVGMMSSHEPEEVLSRLAPLARWVIATETGEAGTRPCREIVQSAERYCADVSACPEVNDAISRACALAGRDGVVCVTGSFYLLGHIRRPLRVTSGAA; the protein is encoded by the coding sequence ATGGACTTTCAGGAGAGTGTCGCGTGGCTCTCCGGGCTGCGCCGCTTGGGAATCAAGCTGGGGCTGGAACGGTTCCTGAAAGTGCTGGAGCTGGCGGGCAACCCTCACCGGGCCTTCCGCTCCGCTCACATCGCCGGCACGAACGGCAAGGGTTCCACGGCGGCCATGATCGCCGCCGTTATGTGCAAAACCGGTGTGCGGACGGGTCTTTATCTATCGCCGTACGTCTTCGATATCCGGGAACGCATTCAGGTGGACGGGAAAATGGTGACGCGCCGGCGCTTCGCCCGGCTGGCCACGGAGGCGCGGGCCCTGGTGGAGGAGGCCGTCTCTCGCGGATGGGGAACACTGACAGAGTTCGAGGCGAAGACTCTGATGGGGTTCCTGTGCTTCGCGCAGGACGGTGTGGATTTCGCTTCGGTGGAAGTGGGACTGGGGGGGCGGCTGGACGCGACGAACGTGATCGTGCCGGACGTGTCCGTCATCACCAACGTGGCGATGGACCATATGGAGTATCTGGGTGAGAGCCTGGCGCAGATCGCGGCGGAGAAGGCCGGAATCATCAAGCGGGGTGTGCCGGTGGTTTGCGGCTCTACGGATTCCATCGTATCGGATGTCGTAATGCGCAGGGCGAAGGAGTCCGGCTCCCCAGTTGCATGGGCCCTGCCGGAGGGGCAACAGCCGCAGGAAGGGGTGCAGGGATGCGTCACTTATCGCGTGGCAGTGGGCGTGGATCCGCTCGAAGTGGATGTCCGCGGGCGGCGGTGGATGCTGGAGGGGTTGAAGCCGGCTCTTCAGGGCGAGTTCCAGGCCGCAAACGCCGCCTGCGCTGTGGGCGCTCTCGAAGCACTGGCGGACGCCGGATTCCCGCTGGATGAGGAGTTCGTCCGGCAGGGGCTGGAGGAGGCATGGCTGCCGGGGAGGCTGCAGGTACTTAGAAGGCGGCCGCTGGTCATTGCGGACGGAGCCCACAACCCGGCCGCCGCGGAGGAGCTGGCCCGCTATCTGGAACCGCGGCTCGGAGGACGGCCGCTCGCGCTGGTTGTGGGTATGATGTCTTCGCACGAGCCGGAGGAGGTGCTCTCCCGGTTGGCCCCATTGGCGCGATGGGTCATCGCAACGGAGACAGGGGAAGCGGGAACACGTCCCTGCAGAGAAATCGTCCAAAGTGCAGAACGCTACTGTGCTGATGTGTCGGCGTGCCCGGAGGTGAATGATGCGATCTCCCGGGCGTGCGCTCTTGCCGGACGTGATGGCGTGGTGTGTGTCACGGGTTCGTTTTATCTGCTGGGGCACATCAGGAGGCCGCTTCGCGTCACATCCGGCGCGGCGTGA
- a CDS encoding peptide transporter, whose translation MVALVAAVGGAAVAAPGDDAVREAIALFNSGKPAEAIQKLEDARPSAQDNILLHNWLGYLYLKTGQAAQAISPLERARELDPANEEALRNLGNACLETGDLDKARACFEELTRRQPKSADAFYSIGNVYLRQEEYAKAAAAYRSALELDPNDARVHNNLGVALQNSGQVIPAVGAYKRATDLAPQEALYWTNYGLALKESRQSALALEALRKAVAINRDDYAAHMSLAEIYAGQGKLTLAIEALTQAARIQPDEYLAHLNLGVLQGKAGQNAAAERSYLRALELRPGDPEALNNLGWLYYTQGNMDWAIERFEAALASDPKFSPARQNLAAAYQAAGQMEKAISLWEQAAAERPDDPAPRLALGNLYLKQKEYEKARQAYQATLKGGPGDVPGLIGVALVLERTGKLAEAEAELRKALKLDPNSATAHNNLGSVLERAGRKDEARRHYERAVQLEPGHPDAMKNLARLGIRS comes from the coding sequence ATGGTCGCGCTGGTGGCGGCTGTGGGCGGGGCCGCGGTGGCGGCGCCGGGCGACGACGCCGTCCGGGAGGCGATTGCGCTTTTCAACTCTGGCAAGCCGGCCGAAGCCATCCAGAAGTTGGAAGATGCCCGGCCGTCGGCGCAGGACAATATCCTCCTTCACAACTGGCTGGGATATCTGTATCTCAAGACCGGTCAGGCGGCACAGGCTATCTCGCCTCTGGAGCGGGCCCGCGAACTGGATCCCGCCAATGAGGAGGCGCTGCGAAACCTGGGGAATGCGTGCCTTGAAACCGGTGATCTGGACAAGGCCCGCGCCTGTTTCGAGGAGCTCACTCGGCGTCAGCCGAAGTCGGCGGATGCGTTCTACAGCATTGGCAATGTGTATCTTCGCCAGGAGGAGTATGCCAAGGCGGCTGCGGCTTACCGTTCTGCGCTTGAACTGGATCCCAATGACGCCCGCGTACACAACAATCTGGGCGTGGCGCTGCAGAACTCCGGCCAGGTTATCCCGGCGGTGGGCGCATACAAGCGGGCAACGGATCTGGCACCGCAGGAGGCGCTCTACTGGACGAATTACGGTCTGGCTTTGAAGGAGAGTCGCCAGTCTGCACTTGCGCTGGAGGCCCTCAGGAAGGCGGTGGCGATCAACCGCGATGACTACGCCGCCCATATGTCGCTCGCGGAGATCTACGCTGGGCAGGGCAAGCTGACACTGGCCATTGAGGCGCTGACGCAGGCGGCGCGCATCCAGCCGGATGAGTATCTGGCTCACCTGAATCTGGGTGTCCTCCAGGGCAAGGCAGGGCAGAATGCAGCCGCGGAGCGCTCGTATCTGAGGGCGCTGGAGCTGCGTCCGGGAGATCCCGAGGCGCTGAACAACCTGGGCTGGCTGTATTACACTCAGGGCAATATGGACTGGGCCATCGAGCGGTTCGAGGCTGCCTTGGCTTCGGATCCGAAGTTCTCGCCCGCCCGGCAGAATCTGGCTGCGGCGTATCAGGCGGCGGGCCAGATGGAGAAGGCCATCTCCCTCTGGGAGCAGGCGGCGGCCGAGCGCCCGGATGATCCGGCTCCGCGTCTGGCTCTTGGCAATCTCTATCTCAAGCAGAAGGAGTACGAAAAGGCGCGTCAGGCCTATCAGGCCACGCTGAAAGGCGGACCGGGCGACGTTCCCGGGCTGATCGGTGTGGCGCTGGTGCTGGAGCGGACGGGCAAGCTGGCTGAGGCGGAGGCCGAACTGCGCAAGGCGCTGAAGCTGGACCCGAACTCCGCGACCGCGCACAACAATCTCGGGTCGGTTCTGGAGCGCGCGGGCAGGAAAGATGAAGCCCGCAGGCACTACGAGAGGGCGGTCCAGCTGGAACCTGGGCATCCGGACGCGATGAAGAACCTGGCGCGTCTGGGCATCCGGAGCTGA
- the nadK gene encoding NAD kinase, with protein MDCIGLVVNPSKPDAFPLGARLAERARAASCRVLIESPAPFACAAEEASLSELVGRSDLLVVLGGDGSLLRVAREAAPAGKPMLGIQFGHYGFIMETEPDEALEALERVLEGRFTLSRRMMLQTELLRGGEVAGRHLALNDVVVGRGEVSRLLRLSVVVGSHEVVRYSADGLIIATPTGSTAYSLSAGGPVVHPDLDVVTLTPIAPHTLSARALVIPAEEEIKVSTGDPGNSTVTVDGQHFERLGEGDLVRIVRAPVTADLVQISSTAFYKQLDSRLGFGERFER; from the coding sequence TTGGACTGCATCGGCCTTGTCGTAAATCCCAGTAAGCCGGACGCCTTTCCCCTGGGCGCCCGGCTAGCGGAGCGCGCGCGGGCCGCTTCGTGCCGGGTCCTCATCGAAAGTCCCGCCCCCTTCGCGTGCGCTGCGGAGGAGGCTTCGCTGTCGGAGCTGGTGGGGCGCTCGGACCTGCTGGTGGTGCTGGGCGGTGATGGATCTCTTTTGCGGGTGGCGCGGGAAGCCGCCCCGGCAGGCAAGCCCATGCTCGGCATCCAGTTCGGGCATTACGGCTTCATCATGGAGACCGAGCCGGACGAGGCGCTGGAAGCCCTGGAGCGCGTTCTGGAAGGCCGCTTTACCCTCAGCCGTCGCATGATGCTGCAGACGGAGTTACTTCGCGGTGGAGAGGTGGCAGGGCGGCATCTCGCGCTGAACGATGTGGTCGTCGGCCGGGGGGAGGTTTCGCGGCTGCTGCGCCTGAGCGTGGTGGTGGGTTCGCACGAGGTGGTGCGCTACAGCGCCGATGGCCTTATTATCGCGACTCCAACCGGTTCCACCGCGTATTCCCTCTCTGCGGGTGGGCCGGTGGTCCATCCGGACCTTGACGTGGTGACGCTCACCCCCATCGCGCCCCATACCCTCAGCGCGCGGGCTCTGGTCATTCCGGCGGAGGAGGAGATAAAGGTCTCGACGGGGGATCCGGGCAACTCCACTGTCACAGTGGATGGCCAGCATTTCGAGCGGCTGGGCGAGGGTGACCTGGTGCGCATCGTCCGGGCGCCTGTCACCGCGGATCTGGTCCAGATCAGCAGCACCGCGTTTTACAAGCAACTGGACAGCCGGCTGGGTTTTGGTGAAAGATTCGAGCGGTAG